The following are from one region of the Etheostoma spectabile isolate EspeVRDwgs_2016 chromosome 17, UIUC_Espe_1.0, whole genome shotgun sequence genome:
- the nkx2.3 gene encoding homeobox protein Nkx-2.3: MLPSPLITSSTTPFSVKDILKLELQQQSQQHQLQFISCFGLSGALSQPGPFPNKPFRSHSPPSCMLAGMDSPSPVSSGLSESEERMSYLNTLPVQDRLAEPGLPGEMFGNPAQNHSAELRRGTEQEDRDSKSCGALRGDSEDPDSEKPATKQQRSRRKPRVLFSQAQVFELERRFKNQRYLSAPEREHLASSLKLTSTQVKIWFQNRRYKCKRQRQDKTLEMAGHHHHHPHPPPPRRVAVPVLVRDGRPCLTGSQNYNTSYTVGAPNPYSYNGYPAYSYNNSVYTNTYSCTYSSLPALPPSNTTANAFMNMNLGNLGAQTQSQASQGPVVTPCQGTLQGIRAW, translated from the exons ATGCTCCCCAGTCCGCTCATAACTTCTTCCACCACGCCTTTCTCTGTGAAAGACATTCTGAAGTTAGAGTTGCAGCAACAATCTCAGCAGCACCAGCTCCAGTTTATCTCCTGCTTCGGTCTCTCCGGCGCGTTGTCACAGCCGGGACCTTTCCCAAATAAACCGTTCCGGTCTCATTCGCCACCCTCCTGCATGCTGGCCGGTATGGACAGTCCGAGTCCCGTAAGCTCCGGCCTCTCGGAGAGCGAGGAGAGGATGTCGTACCTCAACACGCTGCCTGTGCAGGACCGGCTGGCGGAGCCCGGGCTGCCAGGGGAGATGTTCGGCAACCCGGCGCAGAACCACTCCGCAGAGCTCCGGCGGGGGACCGAACAAGAGGACAGAGATAGCA AGAGCTGCGGTGCGTTGCGGGGTGATTCTGAGGATCCAGACTCAGAGAAGCCTGCCACcaagcagcagaggagcaggaggaaacCCCGCGTCCTCTTCTCCCAGGCTCAGGTGTTTGAGCTGGAGCGGCGCTTCAAGAATCAGCGCTACCTGTCCGCCCCGGAGAGAGAGCACCTGGCCAGCTCCCTGAAACTCACCTCCACCCAGGTCAAGATCTGGTTCCAGAACAGGAGGTACAAATGCAAGAGACAGCGGCAGGACAAGACTCTGGAGATGGCAggtcatcaccatcaccatcccCACCCACCGCCGCCCAGGAGGGTGGCTGTGCCGGTGCTGGTACGGGACGGGAGGCCTTGTCTGACTGGATCCCAGAACTATAACACTTCTTACACAGTCGGAGCTCCAAACCCGTACAGCTACAATGGTTATCCAGCCTACAGCTACAACAACTCGGTGTATACTAACACGTACTCCTGTACTTATTCTAGTTTGCCTGCTCTGCCGCCCAGCAACACCACTGCTAATGCTTTTATGAACATGAATTTAGGAAACCTCGGTGCACAGACGCAAAGCCAGGCGTCCCAAGGACCAGTCGTCACACCCTGCCAGGGAACTCTACAGGGCATCAGGGCATGGTAG
- the nkx3.3 gene encoding NK3 homeobox 3 isoform X1, which produces MALRFSSFTIKDILTGCDARGKPCTRSTEELCAPKRNIGTGHGTRVSDRSHQDVNENRIHRERLPADLRLSVGNVRSATSNKEATGEETELSEEEQPHGVERDERKKEEAEAEEDGCHHGGETVSCSSDKQRCRPGAKKRSRAAFSHAQVYELERRFNTQRYLSGPERAELAETLKLTETQVKIWFQNRRYKTKRRQMAAELAACSSPKKVAVQVLVRDNQKQYRESNRVHIPMTVPLYHQAYQHHPYLHYCCQPWSRGSTSCGGML; this is translated from the exons ATGGCATTACGCTTTTCGTCCTTCACCATCAAAGACATCCTCACCGGATGTGATGCCCGGGGGAAGCCCTGTACCAGGAGTACAGAGGAGCTGTGCGCACCAAAGCGCAACATCGGCACCGGGCATGGTACGAGAGTCTCCGATCGGTCTCACCAAGACGTGAATGAGAACCGCATCCACCGGGAGAGACTTCCTGCTGATCTCAGGCTGTCTGTTGGCAATGTCCGATCAGCTACCTCCAACAAGGAGGCCACAGGAGAGGAGACTGAGCTCAGTGAAG AAGAGCAACCGCACGGCGTGGAGCGGGATGAACGGAAGAAAGAGGAGGCGGAGGCAGAGGAGGACGGATGTCACCACGGCGGGGAGACGGTCAGCTGTTCGTCCGACAAGCAGCGGTGCAGGCCGGGTGCGAAGAAGCGCTCCAGGGCGGCCTTCTCTCACGCACAGGTCTACGAGCTCGAGCGCCGGTTCAACACGCAGCGGTACCTGTCAGGTCCTGAACGGGCCGAACTGGCAGAAACTCTAAAACTCACAGAGACCCAGGTGAAAATCTGGTTTCAGAACCGGAGATATAAAACCAAACGGCGCCAGATGGCGGCCGAGCTGGCGGCGTGCAGCTCACCGAAGAAAGTAGCGGTACAAGTGCTGGTGAGGGACAATCAAAAGCAGTACCGTGAATCGAATAGAGTACACATCCCTATGACTGTGCCCCTGTACCACCAGGCCTACCAGCACCACCCCTACCTGCACTACTGCTGCCAGCCCTGGAGCAGGGGCAGTACGTCCTGTGGAGGGATGCTCTGA
- the nkx3.3 gene encoding NK3 homeobox 3 isoform X2 has protein sequence MRTASTGRDFLLISGCLLAMSDQLPPTRRPQERRLSSVKVSIVFAEEQPHGVERDERKKEEAEAEEDGCHHGGETVSCSSDKQRCRPGAKKRSRAAFSHAQVYELERRFNTQRYLSGPERAELAETLKLTETQVKIWFQNRRYKTKRRQMAAELAACSSPKKVAVQVLVRDNQKQYRESNRVHIPMTVPLYHQAYQHHPYLHYCCQPWSRGSTSCGGML, from the exons ATGAGAACCGCATCCACCGGGAGAGACTTCCTGCTGATCTCAGGCTGTCTGTTGGCAATGTCCGATCAGCTACCTCCAACAAGGAGGCCACAGGAGAGGAGACTGAGCTCAGTGAAG GTTTCTATTGTCTTTGCAGAAGAGCAACCGCACGGCGTGGAGCGGGATGAACGGAAGAAAGAGGAGGCGGAGGCAGAGGAGGACGGATGTCACCACGGCGGGGAGACGGTCAGCTGTTCGTCCGACAAGCAGCGGTGCAGGCCGGGTGCGAAGAAGCGCTCCAGGGCGGCCTTCTCTCACGCACAGGTCTACGAGCTCGAGCGCCGGTTCAACACGCAGCGGTACCTGTCAGGTCCTGAACGGGCCGAACTGGCAGAAACTCTAAAACTCACAGAGACCCAGGTGAAAATCTGGTTTCAGAACCGGAGATATAAAACCAAACGGCGCCAGATGGCGGCCGAGCTGGCGGCGTGCAGCTCACCGAAGAAAGTAGCGGTACAAGTGCTGGTGAGGGACAATCAAAAGCAGTACCGTGAATCGAATAGAGTACACATCCCTATGACTGTGCCCCTGTACCACCAGGCCTACCAGCACCACCCCTACCTGCACTACTGCTGCCAGCCCTGGAGCAGGGGCAGTACGTCCTGTGGAGGGATGCTCTGA
- the got1 gene encoding aspartate aminotransferase, cytoplasmic: protein MSVFSDVPQAAPVAVFKLSQDFNNDQFPKKVNLGVGAYRTDEGQPWVLPVVKNVEKIIVHDDRLNHEYLPILGLPEFRSSASKIALGDESPAIQENRVGAVQCLGGTGALKMGAEFLRRFYNGNNNTKTPVYVSAPTWENHNAVFANAGFEDIRSYKYWDAEKRGLDFAGFLGDLESCPQHSIFVLHACAHNPTGTDPTHEQWKQIAEIMMKRNLFVFFDSAYQGFASGCLDKDAWAVRYFVSMDFEMLCAQSFSKNFGLYNERVGNLTVVARDADNLKRILSQMEMIVRTTWSNPPSQGARIVAITLNSTELFTEWKDNVKTMADRVLLMRAQLKAKLQALGTPGTWDHITEQIGMFSFTGLNPKQVEYMVKEKHVYLMSSGRINMCGLTTNNIDYVAESIHEAVTKVQ from the exons ATGTCAGTGTTTTCTGATGTCCCCCAAGCAGCCCCTGTAGCTGTCTTCAAGCTATCACAGGATTTCAATAACGACCAATTTCCCAAGAAGGTGAATCTCGGAGTTGGAG CCTACAGGACAGATGAGGGTCAGCCATGGGTTTTACCagtggtgaaaaatgtggaaaagATCATTGTGCATGATGACCGGTTAAACCATGAGTACCTGCCCATCCTGGGTCTGCCTGAATTCAGATCTTCTGCCTCTAAGATTGCACTGGGAGATGAGAGTCCTGCCATCCAGGAGAACAGG GTGGGGGCTGTCCAGTGTCTGGGTGGTACAGGTGCTTTGAAGATGGGTGCAGAATTTCTCAGGCGTTTCTACAATGGAAACAACAACACCAAAACACCTGTCTATGTGTCTGCACCTACCTGGG AAAATCACAATGCTGTATTCGCCAATGCCGGTTTTGAGGATATCCGTTCATACAAGTACTGGGACGCAGAGAAGAGGGGCCTTGATTTTGCTGGTTTCCTTGGAGACCTGGAG AGTTGCCCACAGCACTCTATCTTTGTCCTGCATGCCTGCGCCCATAATCCAACTGGCACAGACCCCACACACGAGCAATGGAAGCAGATTGCAGAAATTATGATG AAAAGAAATCTGTTTGTGTTCTTCGACTCGGCTTATCAGGGATTCGCCTCAGGCTGTCTGGATAAAGATGCCTGGGCGGTCCGCTACTTTGTCTCAATGGACTTTGAAATGTTGTGCGCCCAGTCGTTCTCCAAGAACTTTGGCCTCTACA ATGAGCGTGTGGGCAACCTGACCGTTGTGGCTCGTGATGCAGACAACCTGAAGCGAATTCTGTCCCAGATGGAGATGATTGTCAGGACCACTTGGTCCAACCCACCGTCTCAGGGAGCTCGCATTGTTGCCATCACTCTTAACTCAACTGAGCTCTTTACTGAATG GAAAGACAATGTGAAGACAATGGCTGACAGGGTCTTGTTGATGAGGGCTCAGCTGAAAGCTAAGCTCCAAGCTCTGGGGACACCGGGCACCTGGGACCACATCACAGAGCAGATTGGCATGTTCAGCTTCACAGGCCTTAACC CCAAACAAGTGGAATATATGGTGAAGGAGAAACACGTGTATCTAATGAGCAGTGGTCGCATCAACATGTGCGGTTTGACCACCAACAACATAGACTACGTGGCTGAGTCCATCCATGAGGCCGTCACCAAGGTCCAGTAG